In Drosophila busckii strain San Diego stock center, stock number 13000-0081.31 chromosome 3R, ASM1175060v1, whole genome shotgun sequence, the sequence aatgcatttaattatgtgcCAAGTATGCCTACAAACTGTCGACGGCTTGTTTccttgatttatttcaaattgttcTTTGGCGTATGTGGGTAGGaagctatttaaaaaatttcacaattcattgctttgcatataaacaGAATTATTTATACGTTATGCCTGTGTGAtgaattttttgcatattgtgTTTATGTTGCTTGCAGCCCAACCGACTTCTAATATAGATCATTTGCGCCAATTCTCAGCGTTTTGCAATCATTTTTGCAAACCaaacaatacatatatatttatatatcaagaacttgcacacacacacacacacacacacttgcatatatgtgtgtgtgtgagaaacagatacagatactcgctgaatagaaaaaaaataattttaagattctaaatttaaaattattacaaacgATGACAACGAAGAGCGACCAAACAGGCTATCGCTTGCTGCTCAGAAAGACTTTTCtcaaaagaataaataaataacaaaagcaacaagagctGACCAACATGCTATTTGTCTATGTGTTTGTATCTAACAAGTGTACTAAGGCGAACATTTTAGCTAGTATATATTCAAAGTGTCGTCGCTGAcgtttgcacacacacgcacacagctcagcaaaaaatatttttaaatatatgctttcggtacatttgtatgtattttaattttcttttttccttaattttttttttctgtggcttttctttttctataaaaattgcataatgcCTGCCTATCGTAGAAATTCTGCTGAGCATTGAGACCCAGGCCCAGAGCCCAGACCCCAGAGCAGACTCTCTCTGCTTAGCTTATGTAATTAACGTCCTGGTTTGAGACTTACCATTGTTGCTAACGGCGATTAACGTAAGTCCCAGTAGGAACCAAATTGTTAGCCGCCCCATAATAAccaaatcaacaaaatatCCTTGAGTTTTCCCAGTGTGGTTAATATGTTAGCCACGTCATAAATTATCCTTTATGTTTGTTGTCAAACTTTAATCACTTGCGCTCGTTTACCGCATATATATCCAAAATATATGCGCTCGTTTAAATGCACTAAACATAAGAAGTGAAAgattcaatatttttgcattcaattttcatttaaaatttaatatatatacgtatatataactaaaactATGCCTCGTACAAATTTTTCACAATTTGTTGGCTGagattttacaattttgcaCTTGTtcgattttctttttaattaaatgttacaCTTTATtcgttaatttaataaaactatttaattgtattatatcgcgttgtgtttttttaaatatatattttttattggccGTTTGCAAATTTCAGCAACAATCGTCGGCTGGGTAATCCTTAGTGTCCCTTTCGACGATTGTCAgccaaataatttgcttatttctGGCTCTTTGTCGTCTGTGCACGTTGTGTGCGTTTCGTTTTTTGACTTTTGCAGCAATAtctattttctaatttttagtAAAAAGCTGAAGCACaccaaaatgctaaaaatttctAGTGATATATTTTTGCGTACACGAGTATACGAGACGATCTCTCCCGGTCCAAAACCAATTCGTAACTCAACATGCATATACCATGAATTTACCTTGTGACCgcgaaaattatttaatttttgatatttttgtagcCAACAGTAtttggctgcttgttgttgctgctattgttgttgtctagtttttggcttttgacACTCTCGCCTCGCTCTCAGTCGATCACGCTCTCGAGCGGAGAGCATTGGCAAAAGGCTGAGAGTGTGAGCAGCTCAAATGAAAGGATATGctgtttagcttaagcttaatccTTACTTATAAGATCTTGTTTGTATTGTATACCATTGTatgatttataatttcaaatttaaatattcaacattTATGTTTTGGAACTGCGTTTAATTATAGACAAAATGATTTGCTCATTTTGTCGGCAGCTCTCTTTAGCTAAAAGCAGCACATTGAGCACAAAGATTTATTCTAAGCAAAGCGATTTGTcacatttgattaaattttgatgcgctctccctctctcgtGCGCTCGTTGAtgttaaatatgaaattaaaaatgttcttGTAACATTTATCACCGTTCATTAGTATGCTTGATTGCATGAACAGCTGTTCCCTAGATGAATCCATATGTATGTTTCATATGTTGCGCTTGGCTTCAAGGCGCTGCCGTCgctaaatgctaaatgctaaatgcttAAAGACTTTGACATGGCGACAAAGTTTTGTAATATCTTCAGTTATATAATGTATCTTAGTCATAATTTGTGCAGATTGCACgcttcaataatttttatcaaaTGTTTATTGCTTTCGTCTAGTCATGGGTATTATCAATTTGTTTACGAGCTGCcgcaaatattcaattaagaTCCTAAGCTACGCAGCGTCTTAAAATAGACAGCTAcacttataataatattatatgcataaaataaataaattatgttgctCTAGTGTCCGCTCTTCATGCGCGTGCAGTAGTAACGATCGCTGTTCTCGATCCAATCGCAGACATTGAGCACGGTATGAAAGGCGGTGCCCTCCTTGCACTCAAACTCCACGGGCTTGCCATGCACACAACGGAAGTACTGTCaagtaaaaaataagttaaatttataagctataGTTAGTTGTTCCAAAATTTACCTTGCGGCAGTTGGGATGTGGCACAAAGTCGCGATTGGTGCAGTCAATTTCACTAGCATCAAACTCATCGGCAGCTGTGGCAGTTTCTACAGGATCGACGGGCTCCTCGGGCTCCTCAGTTATGAAGGGCGTCtctgtcgtcgttgtcgtcgttgtttttgttgttgtcttctTGGGCTTTTTTGGCTtctataaatgtatatgttgTTTAGCTTGgttgaaattatttgtttcGTATGTTTGGCACCTTTGTTGTTGGTTTCTTGCTGGTGCTTGCTACAGCTGGcactggcgctgctgttggtcTGACTGGCGTTGACGTgggttttggctttggtttcGGTTtacgcgtcgtcgtcgtcggcgtcATCGTTGGCTGTAGCTCATCGGGATTTGGTGGCGTTGCTGGCGGCTTTGCCCATTCAGGCTGCAAAATGCTCATTAGCTTTCACTCTAGAAAACTTGGCAAGGCGCCCACTTACCCGTGGCGTAGTCTCACGCGTTGGCTCCGGCACTCGATAGTGCCGCATGTTGTTGTAGAGTATTTGCATGAGTCCATTCTTGGGGCCGCACAAGCCATGAAAATCGTCCATGTCAATGGCCCAAGTCATGGCGCCGGCATAGCCTTTCGACTTGATAAAGTCCATTTTGATCTGCACGGACGCTTCATTCTCATATCCCACCCACTGCGTATCCTTGTAGGTATACGGCACCATGCCACCATCATCCCACTCAACCGTCCAGCCCTTGGACTTGTCCATTACCTCAGTGCAAATCTCGTAGTAGGCCAAAAAGCCGCTGGCATTGGTGTAAGGTCCTGGTGCACCGCCGCCCGCCTCCTTGTTGATATACGTGCCCATGTTGTAGTTCTTGTTGGAGCTGCTCAGAGTGTAGGTGCGTCCATAGAACGGTATGCCGACCACCAGCTTGTTCGCCGGGCAGCCCATCTCCTCCCACAGCGCCAGGCCGTCATTCTAGAACGACAACGTTAATTAGTTTGCCATGCACCATTTACCAACCGAGCATACGCACCACATTCAGTCGCTCATAGGCATACTGATCATGCTGGCGCTTGTACAGCGGACTGTGCACATCCGCAAAGCCCGCCCAGTTGCCGCGCAGAT encodes:
- the LOC108602752 gene encoding endochitinase, which translates into the protein MAQQHRLLLQLLLLCLLSLLPTQLLAAEQPARIVCYFSNWAVYRPGIGRYGLEDVPADLCTHLVYSFIGVDDKSWEVLVIDPELDVEQEGFRKFTQLRETHPKLKLQIAVGGWAEGGSKYSKMSAVREHRQSFIRSVVQFMKQYDFDGFDLDWEYPGATDRGGSYGDKDKFLYFVQELRRAFDREGRGWEITMAVPVAKFRLQEGYHVPELCELLDAIHAMTYDLRGNWAGFADVHSPLYKRQHDQYAYERLNVNDGLALWEEMGCPANKLVVGIPFYGRTYTLSSSNKNYNMGTYINKEAGGGAPGPYTNASGFLAYYEICTEVMDKSKGWTVEWDDGGMVPYTYKDTQWVGYENEASVQIKMDFIKSKGYAGAMTWAIDMDDFHGLCGPKNGLMQILYNNMRHYRVPEPTRETTPRPEWAKPPATPPNPDELQPTMTPTTTTRKPKPKPKPTSTPVRPTAAPVPAVASTSKKPTTKKPKKPKKTTTKTTTTTTTETPFITEEPEEPVDPVETATAADEFDASEIDCTNRDFVPHPNCRKYFRCVHGKPVEFECKEGTAFHTVLNVCDWIENSDRYYCTRMKSGH